The Pirellulales bacterium genome segment CGAAACACCTATCTGCCCTCCAGGGACGAAGTCCGGCGCGCTTGCCACCAGATTCAACAGAACTGGACCACCTCCGAGCGTCGTAAGCGACGTGTGCAGCGCTTTCCAGAGTGGCTGCCCCCCACGATTCGCGTGGCGGAATTTCGCCCCACTATTCGCTTGCGTGGCGACGACTGAACGCCCCCGCGCGGCACGCCGGTCGAGCGGTCGGCCGAATTAGCGATTCGGCAGAATTGCCAGCACGCGCGTGGGGCCCCCGGTGCCACCTTCGATCTTGATCGGCGCGACCACCAGATAGAAACCTCGCGCCGGCAACTCGTCGAGCGAGGCGATGTTCTCCAGGCCGTACCGGCCCGCGCGATTCACCGCATGATGCGTCGCAAAGTCGCGCGAAACGCCTCGGTCGATGCTCAGCGTGTCGATGCCAATCCCCCGCGCGTCGCACTGGTCAATCAGCCATTGAGCCGCCTCGGCCGAGTAGCCCGGAAAATGCATCACCCCGCGCACATCTTGATTGCGATAGCGCGCGGGCTGATCCCAAAATCGCCCCCAACCAGTGTAGAGCAGCACCACGGCTTTCGTGGGGATAGCGCCATGCGCGCGCTCCCAGCGCTCGATGTCGGCGATGGTCAATTGATAGTCGGCGTCCATGCTCGCCTGTGCGCTGACATCGATCACCACGCCCGGCGCAAATAAATCCGTCGGTGGCAGTTGATCCACGCTGGGGCGATTGCGTTCAAAGTGGTTTGGCGCGTCGAGATGCGTGCCCAAATGCTCCGGCATCGAGAACGCCTTGGAGAGGACGCCATCCTTTTCCAACGTGGCAATGGTGCGAAGCCGAAACGGCTCGTAGTTGTCGCCCGGCCAATACGGCGCCCGTTCGTTGATCGCGTAGGTCAAATCGACCAGGCGGGCCTTGCCGTTGACGACATCCTCCAGCGAGAGTGGCGATTCGGCCGGCGCCACGTTGACCAATATCAGC includes the following:
- a CDS encoding cyclase family protein, which encodes MWRVVFGPLVLLLILVNVAPAESPLSLEDVVNGKARLVDLTYAINERAPYWPGDNYEPFRLRTIATLEKDGVLSKAFSMPEHLGTHLDAPNHFERNRPSVDQLPPTDLFAPGVVIDVSAQASMDADYQLTIADIERWERAHGAIPTKAVVLLYTGWGRFWDQPARYRNQDVRGVMHFPGYSAEAAQWLIDQCDARGIGIDTLSIDRGVSRDFATHHAVNRAGRYGLENIASLDELPARGFYLVVAPIKIEGGTGGPTRVLAILPNR